A DNA window from Centroberyx gerrardi isolate f3 chromosome 5, fCenGer3.hap1.cur.20231027, whole genome shotgun sequence contains the following coding sequences:
- the LOC139932151 gene encoding pepsin A-like: MLKSAVVLLAFVAVSEGLLKIPLTRGKSARQFLQEKGLFEEYRSKFPYNPAAKFQPRVDQTLEPLTFDLDVTYYGVIGIGTPPQFFRVLFDTGSSDLWVPSLNCTSPTCYYRSRFNSTASSTFQAGTKTFYIGYGTGFMEGIIGYDTVKINDLYVEHQIFGLSLLEAVFMEAVPWDGILGLAFPGISVEGGTTVFDNMWNQAKIPQNLFSMYLSSSVEGSMLILGGTDPQYYSGGINWVPVYGATGYWTIIIDSITINGNTVACSGSCEAVVDSGTSLIVGPNRDISNINGWVGAYTGQFGNAIVGCSNMNLMPDVVFHINGYSFSLPPSAYVMKSESGCRTGFEAGGWILGEVFLRHFYTVYDVGNNMVGFAQAV, from the exons ATGTTGAAGTCTGCCGTTGTGTTACTAGCTTTTGTGGCTGTCTCAGAGGGCCTTCTCAA AATCCCCCTGACTAGAGGGAAGTCGGCCAGGCAGTTTCTGCAGGAGAAAGGCCTGTTTGAAGAGTACAGGAGCAAGTTTCCATACAACCCTGCGGCAAAGTTTCAACCCAGGGTTGACCAGACTCTGGAGCCCCTCACCTTTGATCTAGAT GTAACATACTATGGAGTCATCGGCATTGGGACTCCCCCTCAGTTCTTCAGAGTCCTCTTTGACACCGGCTCGTCGGACCTGTGGGTGCCCTCCTTAAACTGCACCAGCCCTACTTGCT ACTATCGCTCAAGGTTCAACAGCACAGCATCCTCCACTTTTCAGGCTGGCACAAAGACTTTCTACATCGGATATGGCACTGGTTTCATGGAAGGGATTATAGGATATGACACCGTAAAG ATAAATGACTTGTATGTGGAGCACCAAATCTTTGGCCTCAGTCTATTAGAGGCAGTTTTCATGGAGGCTGTGCCATGGGATGGGATTCTGGGTCTGGCCTTCCCTGGCATATCAGTTGAAGGAGGCACAACTGTTTTTGACAACATGTGGAACCAGGCCAAAATCCCCCAGAACTTGTTCTCCATGTACCTGAGCAG TTCTGTGGAGGGCAGCATGCTAATCCTGGGAGGAACAGACCCCCAGTACTACAGTGGAGGCATTAACTGGGTCCCTGTGTATGGTGCCACTGGCTATTGGACCATCATAATAGATAG CATCACCATCAATGGGAACACTGTTGCATGCTCTGGGTCGTGTGAAGCAGTAGTGGACTCTGGCACCTCTCTTATTGTAGGGCCGAACAGAGACATCAGCAACATCAACGGCTGGGTGGGAGCCTACACAGGCCAGTTTGGTAAT GCTATTGTGGGTTGCAGTAACATGAATCTCATGCCTGACGTTGTCTTCCACATAAATGGCTACagcttctctcttcctccatcagcCTATGTCATGAAG tCTGAGTCTGGGTGCAGAACAGGGTTTGAAGCTGGCGGCTGGATCCTCGGTGAGGTCTTCCTGCGGCACTTCTACACCGTCTACGACGTCGGCAACAACATGGTGGGCTTCGCTCAGGCTGTATGA